The DNA sequence ATCTTTTAACATAATCAAATTGGCTGATAATTTTGATATTGAGATATCCTGATACCTAATAGACTGAATAATATTATGATAGGTTtgaaatgtgaacaaaaatcaCATGTATCATACATGAGGATGGATATTAACAATAAATGAATAGAATCAAATACAAAgaataaatcgatggtgaaatcaAGCCATGTATCTTGgcttgcgacattgcagacttccggccatattatttttatttaatgaaaaaataggtactcaacgtcaattcttgaaaacttgcgtgattttctttctttttgtgaaggaaattctgaaaaaactacAAGTAATGATGTTGATCTGTTCTCATTTTAAAGACATTAAAAAGGATTTGAGAAATAGATTTCAAAACACCAAAAACAAGATacttggtttgggagtttcaccgtcgaaatgtgaaTGATAGAAATCATCATAGAGAGGGGGAATAATACTATGACACACGCCACATAACATAATAGGCACATATCTCCAGCAATaatgacaatttaattttttgaacaaaaatgaaTAGAAGATGCATCTTCATCATTTCAAGTCAACGATGGCATTAAAACTATTGATTTTTCGTCTCACCAGCTTTACTTGCTGAGTTTCAGCATATGCTGATGCTCAGAAATCTATAATAGTGGAAgttggatttttaaaatttttcctcaataTTCAATAATATTTCCTTGGACATGTTGCTCAAATGGAATAATAGGAGAATTTTCTCATAGGATATTTGTAACGTCAAGTGTTAACTCTCTGCAAAATGTAGGTACCTGGAGCTCCAGCAAATTTTGCCAATGttcactccttttttttttttattcaggatgttttgaaagaaaaaaatgcgtaTATCGAGCAGTTATTGAAGGAGCAAGAGTTGGCACGATCTCAATTTACGAAAGCAGCAACCCAAGTTGGAGACACAGAACTCAAACTAAATACTCTACAGATTGAATTTGATCAAGTTAGTATTCTTTATTACATCATTTGGATCAAGTAACTTGGGAAGAGACCaatcctcatttttcaaaaaacttagttaagctttttgaaatcaaactACCTACGTCAAAATTTTATTGTATCAAAAGATGAAAAGTGTAAACTCATATTTGAAGTTATTGGGGTGAATCTAAGTGATTCATTCATAAAAGAAGACTTACCATCAATAATGGACTAAGTGCCAAAGAATCGAAGATTGAGTTAGAAGTTACATTTACTCTTAGCGCTCTGACCCCCTAAAGTTTTTTTGTGTCATTCATTCAACCGTTCTTCTGagttgatttccatgatttttgcagtTATCAACAAGTGGTAGCCCCTAGACAAGCTAGCTCCATCAAGATTCTGGGAACATTACCCaggtttttcatattttgtgttaaaattgTGAATTATGCCTTTCAAAGGATGAAtgtgttcaatttttatcaCGCAGTTCTTTCTGTTTCTTTTATGTACGTTTCACATaaagttttggttttttatgttgcatattttgctgtttttctgtttgtttctATCTCTGAAATGAGTGATTTTGAGAATTAAAAAGATTTTGAAGTCAACTTTGTTCAACAAACTTTTTAAACTTGAATTTCACTTATTTACTTAAAGAATAGCAACAAAAGGCTCCCTAACTcgaatattttaacaatttttttacacttttttaaaGTCCCAAAATAGTCAGTGCCACTATTGCAATAGGCTTAGTATTTTTCTgtgtatttttattcatttacgtTGTCCTGTTTCAGTTTCGTAAGGAGGTCGATGTGAATCGGAAGAAGTTTGAAGAAAGTATAGCtaaattagaaaaagaaaaacgagaATTGATAGAGCAACTAGACGATGAAAAACGCAAAAGTGAGGATCTCCAGTTCAGAGTCGAAGAAGAGTCCATCGAAAAAAGTGAACTCCAGGTacttaattttaagtttcagcagatagttttactttttttttcactgattcTACCTACTCAACAATGAATGGAAGTTCGTACTTTTGTCATTTAGGCTCTATCATACCCTTTTTACTAGTTTTTGCATTGTTGTGGAAATGATACAGTCAGTTCTTTTTATGCTAGCCATGCctgaagaaatacattgcatttttttatcaaagtcaCCATCAGAATGagcattatttttcaattttcttagcTGAAAGGTATATTAACTCCACTGGTTTTAAGCCcctcaaaaaaatgtaaataatatCATTAGTGTAGCatttattttagaattttagggagtaaaaattaaatgtccagctatttttctttggaatttgaGTTTTAAGGGAGGCATGCTTCTGAAAGCTCCCATGAAAATGCAGGTCAATCGATTTTACTGAATGACTTCTCTGACTCTGACTTCACTCTGTCATTATGTTGACCATTTTCTTGTGTCCAAAAATTGAACATTATTACTTTCATCTGTATAGGTTCACTTACTAGGCTGCAATGCCTAAAACTGAAATGAACTTTATTTTGCCTATTGTTCAACACATTTGTTTATCACATGTGTAATCGTTTGTTTTTCTCTTCCACAGACTCAAATTGAACAGCGGTCAAAAAGGGTAGCTGAATTAGAAACTTTAGTGAAAGAAGGGAATAGCAAACTTGGACAGACAGATGCTGAATCcaataaattatttgaaactgAAGAAGCGCTGTTAAAAGTGCGGGAAGAGCTGGAGGCCATCCGCAAATCATCCAAAACCAATGAAGAAACACTACGAAAACAGTTAAATGAAACTCAAACTAAACTAGACAATAGCGAAAAATTTGTCAAAGACCTACAAAACGAAGTAGAGAAACTCAGGGAAGAATCAGCCGCCAGCTTGAGTAAAACGGTTGAAGATTTGAATAACGAGATCTCCAAGCTAAGAATAGAATGCGATGAAGCTTCagacaaaatgaaaatcatGGAGCTTGAAAACACTAAATTAAAAGAGGAGGTCGAGTCTATGGAAAAGTTATCAAAATCCCACGAGGAAAGTTTGCAAAGTGAAtttaatattcaaattttgaaattcaaagagCAGATTCAGTTGTTAGAAAtagacaaaaaaagagagaaagaaaaggctGATGAACTAAGTGCGATAATAGATGAATTAAATAAGAACaaattagaagaagaaaaaaaattaagagactcTAATCTTGAATTAGAGAAGAAAATAACTTCACTTGTCAATGAATCAACGATGAATTTAGAATCAAAATCCAATAGCTAtgagaaaaaagtaaaggaCCTATTAAATGAGGTTAACGAAAAAACAAGCACGATAGAACAACTTAAATCTCAGCAAAAATTAGTGGAAGATAATGCTAAAAATCTTGAGATTAAATTACAGTTACAGCTGAATGATTTGCAAACATCTTTAGATCAAAAATCTAAAGAACTTgaacaattaaaaaaagataTGGAAGAAAAATTGTCCAATTCAAGCAAAGCGGAAGAAGATTCGCGTCTAGCTTTTGAGAAGAAATTAGGAGATAAAGTTGAAGAATGTaacaaattaaatgaaaaactatctTCGCGAGAAGTAGAAGTAACGGAACTGAAAACAGCCATGGAAACAAAGCTGtcagaatttaaaaatctggaagATAAATTATCAGAAGaattgaaaaaacgaaaatcattAGAGAATGAGCTTCAGTTAAGACTTGCCGAGAGCTCAGGTTCTGCCGAAAAAAACACAGAGCTCgctgaaactttgaaaaaacttcAGGATGAATTGGGAAGTAGCAACGAGAAACGGGAGCAACTTGAAGCCAAGTTGCTGAAAAAAGCAGAAGATTTTAAGgaacttgaagaaaaattaaaattagtccaAGCTGAGTTCTCAAACATcgaggaaaaattaagtaaaaaattagatgaatTTGAGACGGTTCAAAATAATTTAGCTTCAAAATCCTCAGAATGTGAGAAGTTAGCTGTAGAGTTAAAGGAGAAGGTGAATCTCGTAAAAACATcggaaaatgaattaaataaaatgaagggaaagcTGATTGAAGTCGAGGGAAAACACAGTGATGTAACCAAAAGTCTCGATCAACACCTACAAGAATTCAGAGAACAACAAGttgaaattgagaagaaaacaGAGGAGCTTGCTCGCATTAGTGAGGAATTGAAACTGAAAGACATTGAAATTAGCAAATCATCAGAAACCATCAAACGTAAGTTAAAAGATTCTAGTTCATGACTTCATCATATTTTACCTATTTCTACAGATAAAATTGAACTGATTCGTACTTTATTATATTACAGCTCTAAGGGCGCCTAAAAACCGCTGGAAATTCATGCCAGGAATTCCTCCTCCCATGTAACGCGCGACGCAGACCCACTGACCTCTCCCCGCTGACAGTCTCCTCCCTACCCGCCTGCCTTCCTCTCACCATGCACCGTGCCGCACGCGTTTCCCACTCCTTGGCTGCTCTCCGCATCGCGTTGCTGAGTGAGTTCAACCAGTGTCGATTCTCGACTGGTTGAGAGCGCAGCGCTATGCACCTCCTCTCGATTAAATGCTGCGATCGCTTTGGAACTCATGAAGAATTGAAGAGTGCAATCGATTCTCGAATTTTCTCGATTAATCAATTGTTGTGCCATAGAATATTCTAGGAGGCTCAGGAACATTCCGACCTGGGCGAGCAATTCCTGGCGCGCTTGCCCGAACCGACTGATGAGGCTCGTTTTCAATTATGATGTGAAGATTAGAATGCATGCATAGGCTTATTTACTTCTCCGCTTAAACTTGAATCAAGTAACTAAAACTTAAACTAAAGTAATTGTACACCTGTAAGTTCAGGAAATCAATAGCGATAAAACAGTAATTAAAAAGgatcaaacaaacaaacaacaaaaTAAGACTTTTAGTTCTAGGGACGACCTTGTGTACAGCCTCTAATCTTTAAAATATGTATTCTAAAAATATGACACAGAACAGAACCTGATTGTTTTCGAAAACTTCACTGCCTAATCTAGTAGTTGTTACTAATGATAGTCTCAGCTCCTTCTAATTAGGTGCAGTAGCTTAGCTCCAACGAAACTGATCCTGCtgtttaacttattttttatttttacccaaTATTCATTTCCAGAGTTGAACGATTCGATGGCAAATGCAGAAAGATCGATTGAAGAACAAACAGAAATTATTCGAaatttaaataatgaaaaaagtgACATGGGAAGGAAAATACAAGATTTGGAAGAAAAGTGTGAAAGCCTCATCCAGCAGAAacaaaaattggtaagtaacCTCTTTTGTAGCCTTAATTTGTGTGATGATTGATTTTTAAGTGCATTATACAAATCCATTTGctaaaatattactttttaaaTCGATTTGTTGTATCCTCTTGAGATAAACTTAGAGTATCTGAGTGGCCACTTTGTGCGTTTCactgaatttaaaatgaagattCTGAATGAGGAGACAAGAACAAAGTTACGATAGGAAACAAATCATTAGAGAAATAGATCAGTATTTGTATCACTTCTAAACCACAATCGCTGTCTACAACAAGCAGAGACAAAACACATAACGACTCAGTAGTGAAGCAGATGAGAATAGTAAGTGTAataggagggtatggattcgatcaacatgaatcaatcgacaccgattcgatcgacaaattgttaaaaaactggtgtcgattcgatcgacatgaatcgatcgaaaaattaaaacgtgattCAATAGACAttaatcgatcgacaccgattcgctcggcagttaatttaaaaacacccgtgtcgcttcgatcgacatgaatggatcgaaaactgaaaatgtgaattgatcgacaccgattcgatcgacaaaattcgattgactcacaggtttgtcaattgactcacgggtttgtcgattgactcacgggtttgtcgatcgactcacgggtttgtcgatcgattcatgtcgatccattcacgttttcatttttcgaacaattcatgtcgatcgaatccataccctccagtGTAATAAGGCTAATTGTAaatagaataataataataattaccaTCATAATATTACTATTTACGCAATGATACGATaatattacaaatatttacGAATAATATTACTATCGAAGCTAAACTCAGGTTCTGAAGAGGGAAGGAGAGGGAAATTTAGGACTGTCTGATAAACCCCTTCAGAGAAGGATGGGAGCCAGGGAGGGACGAAGGGACCTGACAGAGAAAGGGGGTCAACAAATCTAAAAATGTGCCTGGCTTCTTTGATGGACAGTCCcctatctttgaaattttgccgTATTGTACTTTCTAAATTGCAACAGATGCTTGGAAAGCTAGATATTTTACCAATGTTTTATTTACCTAATCATTGATTTATTTGTCACCTCCTTTATTTCTGCTTTTAGGAAGACAACATTTCGGAACTCATGAATAATTCCAGCAGTTCATCTGAGCAGCTGACCAGGCTTCATTCAGAGCTCAGAGAAAAAGGTCAAGAAGTTGAAGGGCTTAGAGAAGCGTTGAATGAAAAAACGAGAGCTGTTGAAAGAATTGAAGAAGACCTGCGACAGCAGTTAGAACTCCTCTCTGAAAAGAAGAGCAAATTGGAGGCTGcctcaaaagaagaaattgagaaattgAAGCAAGAGCATGCAAATAATTTAGCAGCTCTAAAAAGTACACATGAAGCATCATTAATGAATTCTTTAAATGAAATGGAGAAGGTTAAATCTGAATCGATCAGTACTGAAACAAATTTGAAAGAACAGATCAATCTTCTCATAGCAGAGAAAAAAGACCTCGAAACCAAGTTGGAGTCGTTTAAAGATAGAGAAACTCAGTTGGAATCGGAGTTGAAAGTTCTCCAAGAAGAAAAGCAGCAGATGGAAAAGGATCTAAAGGAAATCAGTGATGTGAAAGCTAAAACTGATTCTGACCTTGAGGCGCAACtagctgaaaaagaaaatagcaTAAAAAGATGCGAACACCAATTTGAAATGTTCCGACAGTCTGCCAACCTTATggaggaaaagttcaaaaagaaAGTGGAAGAACTTACTCAATCTTTATCCAAAAAAGATACTCTCCTAACCTCAGCAAATATTCAAATAGATGAGTTAAAAGTAGACTATGAGACAGCAGAGGCCAGGATACAGGATTTGAAAACTAAAGTCAgtaagaagaaagaaaagattgAAATGCTGAACAGAGAGTTACAAGATACCAAAaatattgctaaaaatttgcagactgctgtaacagaaaaaattgagttgttggAGAAACAGGAGAAAGAAATACAATGCCTCAAAGCAGAAAAAGAATCTTCCGTCCTAACTGccgaggaaaaaatcaggaaccTTGCTGATTTAGAGAAAACTCAATCACAGTTTGCTGAAAAAGAGGTTTCTTTAGTAAAAGAAATTGAGAGTCTGAAGTCTGAAAGTAATAAAATCAATGAAGACATGAAGGCCAAAGAAAATCAACTTCAAGATTTacgtacaaaaattgaaaatcttcagAGAGACAGGGTAGACAAAGAGAATGATTTGAACAAAGAAATCGAGACTTTGAACGTCGAAAAAAATCGCATTAGTCAAATACTcgaagaaaaagatgaaaaattgaaatctttaTACGCTGAGATTGAAAGTATCTCCCACAAAACGGCTGAAAAGGAAACCCTGctcaaagttaaaattgaaaatcagcAGAAAGAGTCAGAAGAACTTACAAAGCAATTAGCTGAAAAGAGTAGTCAGATTCAAATAGTTAGTTCAGAGCTTGAACTTCTGCAATCTAAAAATCACTCTCTCAACGATGAGCTGTCTGAGAAGACAAACAAGATAAAAACTCTGACTGAAGAGTTGAACTCTCTGAAACAAAGTATTGCCCAAAATAGTTCAGATAAAGACAAGATTATTtgtgagaaaaataatattatttcGGATTTGCAGCAAGAAAAAACGGCTAGTCTTAAATCTTTCAATGCCGAAGTAGAATCTTTACAAAAATCAAACAACATTTTGTCCGCTGAGTTAGCAGCTAAAAATTTGTCTCTTACTTCTTTGACGGAAGAAATAAGCAACTTGAAGCAAAACATATCAACCAATTCTGAAAACAAAGACAGTGCcttatttgaaaaagaaaaaatcattgcAGAGTTAAAAACGgaaaaagaaaatgtcaacTCTAATCTAAGCTCTCTCATCACCAAATATGAGGATTTGAAGACAAGGTTCGAGAAAGAAAGAGCTAGTCTTgaagaaaagctaaaaattaacgaaaaagaACAGAAAGCTCTGGCTGAATTGAAATCTACACTGTAAGTACTATTTCTCAATTTATTTACTATTCTATCAGTTTTTGGACCATTAAAAAACTTCCCATTAAAAATTTAGCTCATGActgaattatttaaaatcaagtGCATACTTTTTGTAATGCATACATCATGTGCAAAATTTGCTCCTTAATTGATCTTTAGAATCCCATTTTATGCAGAGCTAACAAAAAGGATAAGTTATGTCCGGCGGCTACCCTTCATAAATGCACCTCTTTCAAAATCCCTCTCATAAAACTGATTTCAttcaaagtttaatttttcagcatAAACTGATTTtaatcaagtaaaaaaaaactgccccTCCAAGTTTTCTTTTTACTCGTAGCATTGTCTTGAATCTTTATCAATATATTCACCTGACCATAAGATGTTTCAAATATTaggagcattttttgttgtaatcCGTtattaatgtaaaatttcatattttcttcttttgtgttattttaagttttcttttttattattatattttcttGCCACAGTTTTATTACAAAGAAGCACTTAAAATCGTACAAAATTAGTAACTTTAACTGTAATTTTTACATGGCTACAGAAAGGTTGAAAATGATTTAACTCGGGAACTGGAAAGGCGAATGAAAGAAGATGCTATCAAGCATCAAGAATTGTTAGCTCGGGTTGACTCTGTCCATCAGTTAACAAAGAGTTTTTCACCAGGACAGGACTCAGATTTCAGCCAATAAACAAAAGCATCTTTCAAAAACTTTCCATTTAGTGTAATTCAAGAGGTAACAAATAGAAACTACATATCTCACTGTTACATACATATCTgcaattgattttgttttttgtcttcCCTTTCTTGAGGAAACTAATGGGGCGCAAGGAGTCAAACTCAGGATTTTAGCTCCTAAATTAGCTAGAAAAAGGGTTACTTCTAATTCTTTCTTATAGTGAAAACATTAGAGGCCAAAATACACAGCAACAGCATGCGGAGTAGGGAGCAAGAAAACttttacttcattttgcaacTCTGTTAATTGAAGTGATAGCAATGGTTGTCAGACCTGTTTGACTTCTTGTTTTGACCCTCGTTTTCACATGATGAAAAGAACTCAAAGTTCGCTTGGGTGGTataatttaatttgtttcatGGTGACGGAATAATGGAGGAATTTATAGCGTCTGATACTGCTTTTCTTTAATAGCAGATGTACTATTTACTTCCACATCAGCTTTCAAAAATCGCGTAATTCTCTCGACTCGTTCATTTTTGCCAGGTGCTACATGGACCTTGTAAAGTATctaatatttttcatgttttttataTGATCCATTCATTACAGTTTGGTTTTTTCTCAACAGTTTCCAgttctttaaaatgtttgccTTCTTAAGTCTGCATTCTGTAATTTCTGTGCCTCTTAGTGCCTCAGTTTAACCCATCTACTCGTAGGTAGTAAGAACCAGCTTTCTCATGAAACTTAGGTGCTATTGTAAATATGCTTAATAGTCACAGCATTTTTGCCCAAATAGCTCTTAAGATCATAACAAACATTTAGTAAATAATCCATCCTTAtcaatcaagaaaattttgtaaaaatatttacaaaatttaccctaaaaatatttacaagactGGGGAGAGTCGAAATATGATTATGGATTGAGATaaatgctgaaaaaattcagtcaaataATTTAACATCCTCTGAGAGGAATATTCATGTATTCAAGCTATAATTTTTCCCAAATCCTTTTGTCATAATAGTCTTCCATTTGCTGTGCATTTCATTCAATCCTCATTCTTTGCTGCCCAAAATGAGAGAAAGCTTTTGACGAAGTTCGTGAAATCAGCACGGGCCAGCGGGAACACAAGAAAACATTCTGCTGAGCTCGCCATTATTCAGGGTGATTTTGGACCTGTTTTCGTAGGAGGAACCTATTTGCATAtccaaaaaataagtaaatgagTCAGTCCAAGCACTAATGGGCTAATATTCACGGTCACTATTTCAGTTCCAGGGCATCCCTGCGTACAATGATTGACTGTTTTAAACCCTAGTGTTGTTCAATTGCTCCCCAACAACTAATGCATCAGTAACGTTGACTGTGTGTAGGTTAAAAGTTGACCTGTTTCtttggaaataaatattttttatcatcaaacaTCTCCGTGGAATAAGAGATACTACATTtccggaaaaaaaggaaagggggCATAGGTTTCTTTCATCATGTTTTCtcactgatttttgtttttttatttcgttGCTTCGAAACCCGCTCTCTCTTCCCCCTCCTGCTCTCGCTCCCGATCTTATAATTGAAGAGTATGCACCCACCTCTGCAACACAGGAGCTACCATAACTAAAACCAAGCGATTCGTTGGTACTACTAGCTGATGGCTAGTAATTATTCGCCAGAAGTAGCTTAGTTGTTAATCGTCTGCACCATGACAGCAGCAAAATCataacttgaaaaattttacttaaatcatTTTCATCAGTAAAAATCCACTCTCCGATCTAGAAATTCATGACAAATTTGTAATCTCTGATAGTATTCCCTTTCAGTATTCTTATTCGTATGATGTCATTGAGATTTTCTCGTGCCAGTTTTAGAACCTTTAACTTAAATTTAAGGTCAATCACAGGGAAAGTTAAGGCTTCCAGTATATCAGTAGACAGCTCTGTCCCTTCAACAGGTCTGTTGCGAATGAACTCAACACCATGAACTGAGATAGACTCAACATGAAATGGAGAGTCCACTAAGCCAAATAACCTTGTTACTGGCCGGATAAGGAGACAAACTTTgaacaaataattttgctcactTTTTTATCCTAAAggaatagtttatttttttccacaatattaaatttaaatttgtcaTTGTGACAAAAGACCATGATGTAATTTGTTTAAGTTCAATAGgtattgaagaataaaaaatctttcATCAGTATGGTACTAAGAAATGAAGATTTAGCTGTCAGTATAGTGGAACGAATAACAGTAAAACAATCTCAGTAAATGTAAATCCCCTTTTACTGGTGGGAAAGATTTTGATTAACGTGTGCTTTTTTCTCCATGTCACcttttaagttttgaaattttttgaaaatgttcatgttcagtgcttttgaagatttttattcACAAAAATACTGAATAGAACATTACCtcagcattattttcttttttctgatttcagaGAGAAGGAGAGTGAAGCAAGCAAGAAGCAGATAATTGAAATGAGCCATACATTAAATACTAAGAATGAGGAAATGTCATCGATGATATCAGAACTGGACACATTAAGGAGAGCCATGGTTGATGCAGCACAAGTTCAATCTGAATTAAACGCTCTGAAGTTTGAGAGAGACGAACTTTTGATCAAACTTGGTTCTGTGCAAGCATCGGCAACTCAATCTCTAATTGATGCTAAAAGCGGAGGTAGCTTACTTTATCACATTTTTTATCACCACTTTCaggatattttatgaaaaagactgaaaatttgaaatatcttGAAACTTCAACTCTGGAAAGACAACCATTAGCGCTGCACATGATATCAAACTTTGCCTCAGTTTGGTTTGGGGCTCATTGCTTTGAGTACATTCTGAgcactattttttcatttttgaatagtAAATCCAGACGAATATTTTACAATGATGAACAGTTGTAATTTTAGTTAATTGAATGATAAATACCTGAAGTAAGAGGGTTCATATGTTTCTGTAATTTGCAGTGAAATTAatgccaaaatttttttgcagttttacgtATGCATTTTGTTGATGAATTGAGTCAGGGAACTTTGATGATTTTGTTCTGAGAGatcctggaaaagtcaggaaatgcTTCTCTGAAAAGTCTGTAGACACCTTGTATGTACCTTATACATGTTATATTAGCGTGCCAAAATAACCTTATGGATGGGGCAGCAATTCAACTATAGCAGAAAGTACACGCTATTCAATAcattaaatgcgtttttctctaAACTGTGATCTCAACTGTGAGTCAGCCTTCTCACCAAGGAAATTCTCAATAAGGGAAATCTTGCTATTAAAGTCGCTTTGTGTTTGCACAGATCCTGCCTTCAAGCAGTTACTAGAAGAGAAAGAATTAGCCGACAGCCAGGTTAATTTCTTGAATTCCATCATAGCTGACCAGCAAAAGAAACTTGACTCTCTTAACAATCAGCTGGAACAACTTTATCTGGATCCCAACACAGC is a window from the Bemisia tabaci chromosome 5, PGI_BMITA_v3 genome containing:
- the CLIP-190 gene encoding uncharacterized protein CLIP-190 isoform X9 → MSDTSETPSLSESVVSVASQRSTASTASGIRPPSKISRLVRPKPVPATPSKDGNKTSIRKLSDDLIKTRLSDASVVLTEDTDSFIIGDRVWVGGAKPGQIAYIGETQFGPGEWAGIVLDEPIGKNDGSVAGVRYFQCEPKKGVFSRLTRLTKHSLDSGTLTGLLTGTADARKSSISTPQPRKYSAASTPSMVSPTSSVKSYSLTTPSRKASSGELKVGDRVIVSSNQGSKAGILRYKGPVDFQPGEWCGVELDEPMGKNDGSVAGRRYFECAPNFGLFAQSSKVSRSPIGANRRPSCAVHNSAIKRSGSRESLQSSFSTSTAASGIPTMRKPAIRASVPATPSRTPLQDVLKEKNAYIEQLLKEQELARSQFTKAATQVGDTELKLNTLQIEFDQFRKEVDVNRKKFEESIAKLEKEKRELIEQLDDEKRKSEDLQFRVEEESIEKSELQTQIEQRSKRVAELETLVKEGNSKLGQTDAESNKLFETEEALLKVREELEAIRKSSKTNEETLRKQLNETQTKLDNSEKFVKDLQNEVEKLREESAASLSKTVEDLNNEISKLRIECDEASDKMKIMELENTKLKEEVESMEKLSKSHEESLQSEFNIQILKFKEQIQLLEIDKKREKEKADELSAIIDELNKNKLEEEKKLRDSNLELEKKITSLVNESTMNLESKSNSYEKKVKDLLNEVNEKTSTIEQLKSQQKLVEDNAKNLEIKLQLQLNDLQTSLDQKSKELEQLKKDMEEKLSNSSKAEEDSRLAFEKKLGDKVEECNKLNEKLSSREVEVTELKTAMETKLSEFKNLEDKLSEELKKRKSLENELQLRLAESSGSAEKNTELAETLKKLQDELGSSNEKREQLEAKLLKKAEDFKELEEKLKLVQAEFSNIEEKLSKKLDEFETVQNNLASKSSECEKLAVELKEKVNLVKTSENELNKMKGKLIEVEGKHSDVTKSLDQHLQEFREQQVEIEKKTEELARISEELKLKDIEISKSSETIKQLNDSMANAERSIEEQTEIIRNLNNEKSDMGRKIQDLEEKCESLIQQKQKLEDNISELMNNSSSSSEQLTRLHSELREKGQEVEGLREALNEKTRAVERIEEDLRQQLELLSEKKSKLEAASKEEIEKLKQEHANNLAALKSTHEASLMNSLNEMEKVKSESISTETNLKEQINLLIAEKKDLETKLESFKDRETQLESELKVLQEEKQQMEKDLKEISDVKAKTDSDLEAQLAEKENSIKRCEHQFEMFRQSANLMEEKFKKKVEELTQSLSKKDTLLTSANIQIDELKVDYETAEARIQDLKTKVSKKKEKIEMLNRELQDTKNIAKNLQTAVTEKIELLEKQEKEIQCLKAEKESSVLTAEEKIRNLADLEKTQSQFAEKEVSLVKEIESLKSESNKINEDMKAKENQLQDLRTKIENLQRDRVDKENDLNKEIETLNVEKNRISQILEEKDEKLKSLYAEIESISHKTAEKETLLKVKIENQQKESEELTKQLAEKSSQIQIVSSELELLQSKNHSLNDELSEKTNKIKTLTEELNSLKQSIAQNSSDKDKIICEKNNIISDLQQEKTASLKSFNAEVESLQKSNNILSAELAAKNLSLTSLTEEISNLKQNISTNSENKDSALFEKEKIIAELKTEKENVNSNLSSLITKYEDLKTRFEKERASLEEKLKINEKEQKALAELKSTLEKESEASKKQIIEMSHTLNTKNEEMSSMISELDTLRRAMVDAAQVQSELNALKFERDELLIKLGSVQASATQSLIDAKSGDPAFKQLLEEKELADSQVNFLNSIIADQQKKLDSLNNQLEQLYLDPNTAFNPVKEKKIPAPRLFCDICDEFDLHETEDCPQQASESPPPERRTKTGVKPEPRPYCENCEVFGHDTEDCDKDETY